CACAAAAGCAAAAGGATAAGCGCTTTTTGCACATGTCTCGAGAAGAGTTAATGCAGCATGGTGCTGATCATGTCACTGAGTTTGACTACCCTGATACTTGGCAGCAGGACAACTTGTTATTACCTCTGGCTTATCATTTTGATCCGGGTCAGGCAGTCGATGGTGTTGCGGTACAAATTCCGGTAGCGCTTCTAAACCAAGTACAAGAAACAGGCTTTGATTGGCACATTCCAGCATTTAGACATGAGTTAATTTGTGCGCTAATTAAGTCGCTACCAAAGACAATTCGTCGCAACTTTGTGCCTGCACCAAACTACGCCGACGCCGTACTCGCTGCAATTGAGCCTATGCAAGGCAGCCTAATTGATGCAATCAGCACTCGTTTGTTACGTATGACAGGGGTTCGTGTGGAGTCTGATGCGTGGGACTTATCAACCCTTGCTCCGCATTTACGCTTGCAGTTTGAAGTACGTGATGAACACAATAAGTTACTCGCTCGTGGTTTAAACTTGGCAAAGCTGAAAGCCCAGTTACAAGGCAAGGTAACGGATACCTTATCGAAAGTAGCCGACAAGGGCATAGAGAAAGCCGATTTGACCGAGTGGAGCTTTGGTGAGTTACCAAGCTCTTATGTGAAAAAGCAGGGTCAATACGAAATCAAAGCGTTTCCAGCACTCGTGGATAAGAAAGATTCTGCAGCGGTTGAGCTATTTGATAATGAACACAAAGCACAGCAGGCGCACCAACAAGGTTTACGTCGCTTAGTATTATTAAATGTGCCATCACCGATTAAATATTTACAGCAAAATTTACCAAATAAATCTAAATTAGGTTTGTACTTTAACCCTTTTGGTAAGGTGAATGACCTAATTAATGATTGTATCGCCGCAGCAGTGGATAGCCTATTAACTAAATATGGCAACATCCGTACTGCAGATGCATTTGAAAAAGCCAAGGAGCAAATTCGCGGAGAGCTCGGTGATACTGTTGTTGAGATTGCCACCCAAGTAGAGCAAGTGCTGAGTATAGCTCATGGCTTAAATAAACGTATGAAAGGTCGTGTTGATTTAACTATGATCACGGCGCACGGTGATATTAAATCACAGTTACAAAGCTTGGTGTTTAAAGGCTTTGTCAGCCAGCATGGTGCAGCAAAAATGACGGATTTAATTCGTTACTTAAAAGCCATTGAACGACGCTTAGAAAAATTACCAGTCGACCCTAATCGTGACAGGCTGTGCGTGCTTGAACTTGAAAAAGTGGCTGAGCAATATCAAAAGTTAGCGAATAAAATTCCTAAGGGTATGCCTATTCCCGAAGAAATAAGCGCGATATTTTGGATGCAACAGGAGTTACGTGTTTCTTTATTTGCACAAACACTAGGGACGCCTTATCCTGTATCTGCTAAACGTGTTTTAAACGCAATCAAAGAATGTGAGTTATAATACTAAGGAATGAGCAGTGAGCTAAGCGCTTCCTTGCTTTAAGTTACAAACACAAATGCTAAAAGGAGATTATGTGGGCATTGAAAAGGAAAGACCGATCTCAGTTCCTGAGCGAGCGGTAAATCGACCGCGACCAAGCATTTTGGTCGTTGATGATGAATATTTTAATTTTGAAATGCTCAAAGCAAGCCTTGGAGATGAGTTTTCGTTAAGCTATGCAAACTCAGGCACATCGTGTTTAACGTCAGCCATAGCTGAGCCGCCAGATGCTATACTGTTAGATGTTTGTATGCCGGGCTTAGATGGTTATGATACTTGCCGATTACTAAAAAACACCCCAGAAACAGAGCAAATCCCTGTTGTCATGGTGTCTGGCCTTGAAACCGAGCTTGAACAAAAAGCGGGGTTTGATGCTGGGTGCGACGCCTATGTAGTGAAGCCTTTTTCTGTTAAAACATTAATAGAGAAAATAAAAACACTGGTATAGGAGGCCATATGTTTCATGAGGAGAAACGCGACTTTCGCCGCATGCAAATTCATACCCCTGCAAAACTTATCCCGTTAGATGTTGCTAATGGCGCAGAAATTGAGGCGATATGCACTGACTTAAGTGCAACAGGGCTTGCAATTCATCTTGATGAAGCTTTAGAAATAGGCCGTCTTTATCGCGTGTTAATTGCTTCGACTAGCACCGCTATTACCTCATTTGATGCTACAGCACGGGTGATACGAGCAACCAAGGAGCAAGATGGCTCCTTGAGTGCCGGTTTAGAAATTGTAAATTTTAACTAATCTCTTTGCTTAGTATACTTTACAGATTAGGCCTTTAAGATAAAAACCTTCAGGGTAGCTGCCAGCAATCGGGTGGTCGGCAGCTTGATTTAGTCGCTCCATGATCAATAAGTCTTTACCTGCATCAAGGGCAGCATCCGCAACCACTTTCTGAAATAAATTTTGTTCCATTAACCCAGAACATGAAAATGTCAGTAAGGTTCCCCCAGGCTTTAAGATTTGCATCGCAATCATATTGATATCTTTATAACCACGGCATGCTCCGGTCAATTGTGCTTTATTATCAGCAAATTTAGGTGGATCCATTACAATAGTATCAAATTGCACACCCTCATCACGGTATTGGCGTAACAGCTTAAAGACATCTTGCTTGACGAAATCAACTTTAGATAAATCAAGGTTATTATGCTCAACATTACGCTTAGCAGTATCAAGCGCTGGTTGTGATACATCGACGTTAGTGACGTGTTTACAACCGCCACGCAAAGCATAGAGTGAGAATGTACCTGTGTAGCTAAAGCAGTTTAATACTGTTTTGTCTTTCACAAAGCGTTCAAGCGCAGCGCGGCTGTCACGCTGGTCTAAATAAAAACCTGTTTTATGGCCCTCAATAATGTCTACTTCAAGCTTTAAGCCATTTTCTTCGATTAGTACTGGTCCAGTTGGCTCTTTACCCCAAAGTATACCTTTGATTGGTTCAAGGCCTTCTTTAGTACGAACATCAACGTCTGAGCGTTCGTAGACATCGCAGCCAGGAAAAATAGTCATAAGTGCAGCGACTATTTCACCTTTATGTCGCTCTGCGCCTGCACTTAGGAGTTGGCAAACCAGTACATTGTCAAATTTATCGATCGTGATGCCTGGTAAATAGTCAGATTCAGCGGCACTTAAACGAAAACCCGTTAAACCACCTTCACTGATCACCTGCTGTCGAGCATCATAAGCACGGCGTAAACGCTTTTCAAAAAATGCTTGGTCAATCACTTCGTTTTTATCAAAGCTCCATACGCGAGCACGAATTTGCGATTGCGGGCTGTAAGCAGCAATGGCTAAAAATTTACCGTCATTATCATAGATAGTGACAGTATCACCTAGTCCTGGCTTACCCTTTACTTTCTTAATGGCTTTTGAGAACACCCACGGGTGTTTTCTTTTTAATGATTTTTCTCGTCCAGCTTGCAGGTAAATAGCAGATGACATAGGGATTCTCGCGTCAAACAAAAGGGGGCATAGTTTAATGAAGCGCTGACAAACATACAAT
The nucleotide sequence above comes from Pseudoalteromonas shioyasakiensis. Encoded proteins:
- a CDS encoding response regulator — translated: MLKGDYVGIEKERPISVPERAVNRPRPSILVVDDEYFNFEMLKASLGDEFSLSYANSGTSCLTSAIAEPPDAILLDVCMPGLDGYDTCRLLKNTPETEQIPVVMVSGLETELEQKAGFDAGCDAYVVKPFSVKTLIEKIKTLV
- a CDS encoding PilZ domain-containing protein; amino-acid sequence: MFHEEKRDFRRMQIHTPAKLIPLDVANGAEIEAICTDLSATGLAIHLDEALEIGRLYRVLIASTSTAITSFDATARVIRATKEQDGSLSAGLEIVNFN
- a CDS encoding class I SAM-dependent methyltransferase is translated as MSSAIYLQAGREKSLKRKHPWVFSKAIKKVKGKPGLGDTVTIYDNDGKFLAIAAYSPQSQIRARVWSFDKNEVIDQAFFEKRLRRAYDARQQVISEGGLTGFRLSAAESDYLPGITIDKFDNVLVCQLLSAGAERHKGEIVAALMTIFPGCDVYERSDVDVRTKEGLEPIKGILWGKEPTGPVLIEENGLKLEVDIIEGHKTGFYLDQRDSRAALERFVKDKTVLNCFSYTGTFSLYALRGGCKHVTNVDVSQPALDTAKRNVEHNNLDLSKVDFVKQDVFKLLRQYRDEGVQFDTIVMDPPKFADNKAQLTGACRGYKDINMIAMQILKPGGTLLTFSCSGLMEQNLFQKVVADAALDAGKDLLIMERLNQAADHPIAGSYPEGFYLKGLICKVY